TgttgccaaaaaaaatatatttttgaggtATCGAGGAGATAAAACGATTACAATCTCTCGccataaaatacattgataGAGGGTTGCTCTTCATTACTTATTTAGTACAATCTGAGTTCTATATGactaatgaaaagaaaatgctCTGACCTCCTTCACTCTGCtactgtggaatattttggtgatattaatgttattaatggaACGATTCATAATGTAATTAAGAtaaggaattttaaaattattaaaaaaaacttataggtaaaatataacttaaatgatacattgacaaaatattccaGTGTGAATGAAGCCTTATAGTTATAGGTtagcataaattataaatatcaactCGGTGTActctgttaaatttaaataaattgttgacaatattaaaacaaacaatatattaatatatgcacatattaatgttaacttttcattaataataaaagaatagagaaaataaaaaaatatattactgtcCAGGATAGCTGATATAACACAATTATTTCGTTGACATTTATGGAGCGCTGTCTCCGTAATATTGTCGTCTGTACGGCAGACAAGTTTCGGTCCGACCTTCAAGAAAATGAAAGGCCTAGTTTATGGCTGACATTACGGTGTCCAGCAACGCCTTCATCCAACAGGACACTGCTCGAGCCCCCGCGTCCTCGTCTCGGAGACGGTTCTTACTCACGTAGGACGCACGACCAGCTCTGGAGATAAGCAGAACGGTCCGTGGTAATTGATCACTCGTATGGCTTAGGAGGGAAGTATCTAGGCACAAGCTACAGTAACATAGGATTGTTCATGCTTGTGCGACAGTTGGAACAAGAAATTATCCATGCATATGCTGCGGTTATGAAAAAGATTTGTCCGTGCATGCTAGACTCTTAACGGATACTTATCGTTGCACAACCTACAATAGTATTccatagttaataaaaaaaaatgctttttggCAGAACATATTAGTGAGTCACGTACCTCGCAACCATATGGGCGGTGTCTGTCGCGCCTCTTTCTGCCGCTTCCTTCATCCTCACCAGAACTGTTTTTAGATCGCTGCCGAGGTTTTGTTTGACCGCCAGGGCCGCCTGGTGCAGCGGGTCCAGCTGAGGAGTGATAACAAAGTGTAATATAGTGACTGTTAACGCGTGTGTTTTATTATCCTTGTCATGTCCACCAACCATGGTCCTATCCCCCGGCTCCGCTCCTCCGTATTTACTGATGGCAGATATCGCACCTTCCAACGCGGACAACCATGTGTTCCTATCGTTTGATGTAGCTCTGAAGATAAAGCACTTTTATTGGTTATACTCATCAGACTTAAAACTATCTTTTGAAAACGatgaatagaaaattaaattttagtatttttgttacagaatgcctaaagataaaaattgcTCCCGACACTCAAATATGTTCTTCCAAAgatcaaatataattgtaaatgagGGGAAAATATGTCAGCCCTAGTTTTAGACACTTTTTGTCGATTGAAGGAACAgttactagttttatttcattgagaTCAGTGTGTGTGCTGCGACTGTAATGTATCCTGTCAGTGAACGTCTGCGACTATGTTCTAGCATCTGAAACTTAATTTCTCTTCAATTTCATGCCACATTGAGCTATACTCATGTATTTCTTATACCCACTTGGAGAGTACCGCCGCAGCAGCAGAAAATCCCAAGCTGTAGAGTCCTCCGGAAGTCCCACCCATATCTGCTTCCGCCAGTTCAGAAAGTTCCCATAACACACGAGCTGGTCGCTCTAGACTGCCCGAAGACAGGTAACCTTGAACCCCTGATGTGTAAAACAGGAAAAAAGTCCAATTAGTCCAAGTAAATAATCGTTTGTTGCTAACTTGACAGCATCGTCCACCTTGAGCAAAATTCTTGAGAGTAATCCCGCAGTCTCCATCGCCACAACCGGAGTCCAAGGCGTTGAGCTGCTCCTCGATTTTGACCAGACTTTCACAAGCTTTCAACAGACTAGACCTCATCAGCTCTTGCTCGGAGTTAGAGAATACTGGACCGGATATCATCTAGATAAcatcaaaagttaaaaatatagaaacattATTGTTATCGATATTTAGGAACTTCacagtattttaaatgaaaagtttacCACCGAAACAAATAAGCCGTCCCATTGTCGctcgtatatatatgtttttaacataaagCAATGTCGACTTAGAGCTGGCAtgaaaatgtcataaaaagaattgataaaattttcatcgATCCGAGACTGATTGGAACTCGCAATCCCTACAATACCTCCTTGAAGTTTTTTGACTagctttaaaacttatttctatTGTAAAACTATCAAGAAAATCTCACCTCACCTTATCATCTCGTGGTTCTACCAAGCTGTCATCGTCTTCATGAGGCCCGTGTTCCCCTCGCGACATAGGTCCCCCCGACCAGACCGCCGCTGTTGTGGGAGCGTCCAGCAATTCGAGCCAGAAGTCACCATCCCGATGACTCAGATTTAAAAGACAAATTTGAAAGCCTTGCATTTCCAATGATGTCTTCAGATGACCGGAGTAGAGACGTTCCATTTTAATCTGTTTAGAATCTGAAAATTTAAGATGTATAAAGTACATTTTCTTTGGAAGcagacaatttttatttatttatttatgaaataagtcAACGTATCAATAATGTTGTCAAAAAAGAAACATAGGATATCTTCTCTTTAAAGTCATCGCTTTCTGTTTCCTTTGAGGTAAGgtgaatataagaatatagaaTCAATGGGaggacatttgtttttatggaCCCAGCTCCTCACCCAGGTAATCCTTGATTTCAGCTGCCACTATGTTCATCTCCAGCAAGGAGGTGCCGcccatattatttatcatagcTGCCACTCTATTACCAGACCCTAGTTTGAGATGAGATACTATCTGCGGgataacattttaatcaaCCGATTAAATAAgcttaaaatcattaaaaaacaatgattttattgaCTCAAAATCTGTACTCAGAGGAGAACATTTAGCTTACAATGTgttcctttttatattaaacccGACGTTTTAACTCATTTGCAACTCTTAAAACgttagaaaattaagaaatcttttGCGGGGgtgacaaatattaaaacttataggCGTACTCTCTTGTCTTTTTATTGTGAACAAGTaatggttaaaaataaaaataatacgagTCAAATTCGTTTTAAAACTCCAGAGCATCTACAGGTTACATCCATCTATCATAATAAACCAACTACGTTTATAATTACCTTGTCCAGGATCATGCTGACCGTGTCCCGGGCAGTGCCCACCTTTCTCTTCTCCACCCCGGCCTCCCCGTGAACTCCTACTCCCACTTCCATCTCGCCTGGGTTGGTCTCGAACAAAGGGGGTTGCCCTTGATTGatagacaatttaaaattcataaatatcccTAATAACCtaagtatgtataaattttaatttccttttaaGCATGCCAATAGATATTactcattttgaaaatatttctcacttaaataaagaaaatgctCTCTTAAAATAAGACTTAATAGCAAATAGTTTCTGATAAGTGTAGTTGGTTTGCATTCGATTCATAGTTTAATTTGGTGAGAATGAAAGAgttcttcatatatataacttcaaaGCTCAAGATACCTCACTGTTTCTTACCCGGCAAAGAACATGCAGTCAGACAAATTCCTAAGGTggccatatttttattaacgctCTCAGCCATGCTCCTTATAGATTCTAAATCACTTCCTTTAGCAGACATCGCTCCGCACATCTGAGACAATCAGAGTAAAACATATATcatcttattattatcttgAAGACTAGCTTTTTATCATCTCTTGGCACTCGTTATGATCTTGGTAAGATTTTAAAGTCACTTTATCAATAAAGTCATTCGTTCCTATAAGTTCGGTAAATAAGTACCAAAttatcacataaaatatatatattaaaagctaGCCACGATTcggaattaataataaaatttaagggatttaatttaaaataatggatttttgtaaatttatgaaGTTACCTTAAAGATGAACACTTCGCCACACATACCTCTTCCACCGGTTTTGTTGTGGCTGGAGGCGACGTCCTCGCCCACTATGAATCCTTCAACCTAAATGTTGAAGTAAGCTTCGGTTAAGCTCGAAtcgtaaaactttaaataatatttatgtaagatAAATACCTTAATTCCAGCAATCTTAGCCTTTTCGAAAGCCTTGCCGAAATTCAATCTATCTCCAGTGTAATTACCTAGCAACACCAGAACACCGCCtggaataaatgaaaaaatcatatattaatagtattacaAATGCATCTTGAATTTTCATAACTATGtccaaacaatatttaattgtttcttaacgatattgtttattttaggaATAGGTAATCACTAGAATGCgtcttataattgtttttattttgtttgattaccagaattgtatttataaagctGTGTGATTCCGTACAGGATGTTGCCAGTCGGAGGCGACGCGAACACGCCGCCAGCCACCGCTCCGTCTAACATACCCTCGCCTATAAGACCTGGAAGTATTACGATAAGACAATAATACCTTTAGTGGACTGATCTCGTCCAGGACTCGGCggattataacaatatacatgTACCAGGactcaattattttatgttatatatctgACCTGCTGCAAACGGTTCATGGCCGGAGCCACCTCCACTCATAACAGCTACTCTGCCAGATTCATCCTAAAAGAATACATTATGTGCAaactaaacaatttaaaaatttcccgACTATAATAAGACATAgaagaaatagaaaaacatttagaTGAAATAATACCTTCCTTCTTAAAGTGACCACCCTGTGTCTGGGATGCAGTTGTAGTTGGGGGTATAACGTCACCAACCCACGTAGATTGTCATCCACGCAGCTCTCGGGGGAGTTTATGATCTTAGTTGTCACTTGACGAGAACCCATTGTGTGTTacctttaaattacttaaaatcaaTGTCTGAATTCCTTCGTCGATTTGTTTGGACTCTCACAAGCAGATCTCCgcaattgatattattttttcttcattttaatGCTTACAGTATTATTGTaagaataaatgtttatgtaaTCGATTAGCGCCAACAAGTGCTAACAATTTCGACCATACCAGAGCGACAACTATTCACCGAGATGTTTCTTAAAAGACACCTCCTTAATATACATTACgagtaataattgaaaataaatattatcaagcatgtataataaaaaagaagatataaaaattatcagctACAGCAAAAAAACTTTGCTTAAAAGGAAAAGTAAAAATCTCACCAACCgatgaaaataataactagCAAGGCAATCGCAACATTCGATCGCACTGACGaatgtttaagaaataaagaccaaacaat
The genomic region above belongs to Danaus plexippus chromosome 4, MEX_DaPlex, whole genome shotgun sequence and contains:
- the LOC116768336 gene encoding triokinase/FMN cyclase-like isoform X1 produces the protein MGSRQVTTKIINSPESCVDDNLRGLVTLYPQLQLHPRHRVVTLRRKDESGRVAVMSGGGSGHEPFAAGLIGEGMLDGAVAGGVFASPPTGNILYGITQLYKYNSGGVLVLLGNYTGDRLNFGKAFEKAKIAGIKVEGFIVGEDVASSHNKTGGRGMCGEVFIFKMCGAMSAKGSDLESIRSMAESVNKNMATLGICLTACSLPGQPPLFETNPGEMEVGVGVHGEAGVEKRKVGTARDTVSMILDKIVSHLKLGSGNRVAAMINNMGGTSLLEMNIVAAEIKDYLDSKQIKMERLYSGHLKTSLEMQGFQICLLNLSHRDGDFWLELLDAPTTAAVWSGGPMSRGEHGPHEDDDSLVEPRDDKMISGPVFSNSEQELMRSSLLKACESLVKIEEQLNALDSGCGDGDCGITLKNFAQGVQGYLSSGSLERPARVLWELSELAEADMGGTSGGLYSLGFSAAAAVLSKATSNDRNTWLSALEGAISAISKYGGAEPGDRTMLDPLHQAALAVKQNLGSDLKTVLVRMKEAAERGATDTAHMVARAGRASYVSKNRLRDEDAGARAVSCWMKALLDTVMSAIN
- the LOC116768336 gene encoding triokinase/FMN cyclase-like isoform X2, with the protein product MGSRQVTTKIINSPESCVDDNLRGLVTLYPQLQLHPRHRVVTLRRKDESGRVAVMSGGGSGHEPFAAGLIGEGMLDGAVAGGVFASPPTGNILYGITQLYKYNSGGVLVLLGNYTGDRLNFGKAFEKAKIAGIKVEGFIVGEDVASSHNKTGGRGMCGEVFIFKMCGAMSAKGSDLESIRSMAESVNKNMATLGICLTACSLPGQPPLFETNPGEMEVGVGVHGEAGVEKRKVGTARDTVSMILDKIVSHLKLGSGNRVAAMINNMGGTSLLEMNIVAAEIKDYLDSKQIKMERLYSGHLKTSLEMQGFQICLLNLSHRDGDFWLELLDAPTTAAVWSGGPMSRGEHGPHEDDDSLVEPRDDKMISGPVFSNSEQELMRSSLLKACESLVKIEEQLNALDSGCGDGDCGITLKNFAQGVQGYLSSGSLERPARVLWELSELAEADMGGTSGGLYSLGFSAAAAVLSKATSNDRNTWLSALEGAISAISKYGGAEPGDRTMLDPLHQAALAVKQNLGSDLKTVLVRMKEAAERGATDTAHMVARLCNDKYPLRV